Proteins found in one Brevibacillus brevis genomic segment:
- a CDS encoding amino acid permease, whose product MSQSNMEQHNQLKRTMNSRHLFMISLGGVIGTGLFLGSGYTISQAGPVGAILSYLVGGFIMYLTMLCLGELTVAMPVAGSFQTYMTRFVSPALGFGVGWLYWLGWAVTVALELLSSGLLMQRWFPDSPVWMWCAIFGVVLFLLNALSARAFGESEFWFSSIKVSAIILFIILGGAAMFGIIDLKNGQPAPMLTNFTESPLLPFGITGLLMTMITVNFSFQGTELIGIAAGESENPEKTIPKAIRTTVWRTLVFFILAIAIVAGMIPHQQAGVIESPFVVVFDSIGIPYAADIMNFVVLTALLSVANSGLYAATRMLYSLSKEGMASKKLGAVNGKGIPMNALLITFAIALLSLLSGIFAEDTVFMVLLSIAGLGAQVGWISISASQLAFRRHYLKNGGKLEDLKFRTPLYPILPLISLILNLLVLVSLAFDPEQRIALYCGVPFMIIAICVYQFHLKKKLEA is encoded by the coding sequence ATGTCCCAAAGCAACATGGAACAGCACAATCAATTGAAACGCACGATGAACAGCAGACACCTCTTTATGATTTCTCTTGGCGGCGTAATCGGAACCGGGTTATTCCTCGGATCAGGTTATACAATTAGTCAGGCAGGACCAGTTGGTGCCATTCTCTCCTATTTAGTCGGCGGCTTTATCATGTACCTGACTATGCTATGTCTGGGCGAGCTCACAGTTGCCATGCCAGTGGCCGGTTCGTTCCAAACATATATGACTCGCTTTGTTAGCCCAGCACTTGGGTTTGGTGTAGGCTGGTTGTATTGGCTTGGTTGGGCCGTGACCGTTGCTTTAGAGTTGTTGTCATCAGGATTGCTGATGCAACGTTGGTTCCCTGACTCACCTGTTTGGATGTGGTGTGCGATCTTCGGTGTAGTGCTCTTCTTATTAAATGCTTTATCTGCTCGAGCGTTCGGTGAGTCTGAGTTCTGGTTTTCCAGCATTAAAGTAAGCGCTATCATCTTGTTCATCATCTTGGGTGGAGCGGCGATGTTTGGCATTATCGACCTAAAAAACGGTCAGCCTGCGCCAATGCTCACCAACTTTACAGAAAGCCCGCTTCTCCCCTTTGGAATTACAGGCTTGCTGATGACGATGATCACCGTGAACTTCTCCTTTCAAGGTACCGAGTTAATCGGGATTGCGGCTGGAGAAAGTGAGAATCCAGAGAAGACGATTCCGAAGGCCATTCGTACGACGGTTTGGCGCACACTCGTATTCTTCATTCTGGCGATTGCCATTGTGGCAGGGATGATTCCACACCAACAGGCGGGTGTGATTGAAAGTCCATTTGTCGTCGTATTTGACAGCATTGGGATTCCTTATGCAGCTGACATTATGAACTTCGTTGTCCTGACAGCACTTCTGTCTGTGGCCAACTCTGGTTTGTACGCAGCAACTCGTATGCTTTACTCCCTGTCCAAAGAAGGAATGGCTTCGAAAAAGCTTGGGGCGGTAAATGGAAAAGGCATTCCGATGAACGCTTTGTTGATTACGTTTGCCATTGCTCTCTTGTCTCTTCTGTCCGGTATTTTTGCAGAAGATACGGTGTTCATGGTGCTCTTGTCCATCGCTGGTCTCGGCGCACAGGTGGGATGGATCTCCATCTCCGCTTCGCAGCTCGCTTTCCGTCGCCATTACCTGAAAAATGGAGGAAAGCTGGAGGACCTGAAGTTCCGTACACCTTTGTACCCTATACTGCCTTTGATCTCCTTGATCTTGAACTTGCTCGTTCTCGTGAGTCTGGCATTCGATCCAGAACAGCGCATCGCCTTGTACTGCGGAGTTCCGTTCATGATCATTGCGATATGCGTGTATCAATTCCATTTAAAAAAGAAACTCGAAGCGTAA